A region of Caldivirga sp. DNA encodes the following proteins:
- the prpB gene encoding methylisocitrate lyase — translation MKPILLDKGKPKPSEIRGRLRERLSKGGIIVAPGVFIPAAAMLAEELGFEAVYFSGAAYSNMLGLPDLGVFTLSELSYYLRFFTNAISIPLIVDVDTGFGEALNITRTIRELEDVGVSAVHIEDQEMPKKCGHLAGKRVVTIDEMVKKIKAAVEARRDENFIIIARTDARDVEGFDSAVERAKVYIEAGADVIFPEALHSREEFMEFARRVKAPLLANMTEFGKTPYITAKEFEEMGYRIVIFPVTTFRYAMGAVKRALITLKNEGTQLNLINDMMSREDVYQLIGYHDYEEWDKRLAEETNRLLSGRVKLRQS, via the coding sequence ATGAAACCTATACTACTTGATAAGGGTAAACCAAAGCCAAGTGAAATTAGGGGTAGGTTAAGGGAAAGGCTAAGTAAGGGTGGTATAATAGTGGCTCCCGGTGTTTTCATCCCAGCCGCGGCAATGTTAGCCGAGGAACTGGGGTTTGAGGCTGTTTACTTTAGCGGTGCTGCGTACTCAAATATGCTTGGCTTACCCGACTTAGGTGTCTTCACGCTTAGTGAATTATCATACTACCTGAGGTTCTTCACTAATGCAATAAGTATACCTCTTATTGTTGATGTTGATACTGGTTTTGGAGAGGCATTAAACATTACTAGGACTATTAGGGAACTTGAGGATGTTGGCGTATCCGCTGTTCACATTGAGGATCAGGAAATGCCTAAGAAGTGTGGGCACTTAGCCGGTAAGAGGGTGGTGACTATTGATGAAATGGTTAAGAAGATTAAGGCTGCAGTAGAGGCTAGGAGGGATGAGAACTTCATAATAATAGCTAGGACCGACGCTAGGGATGTAGAGGGTTTTGATTCAGCCGTAGAGAGGGCTAAGGTTTACATCGAGGCTGGTGCTGACGTAATATTCCCTGAGGCCCTCCATAGTAGGGAAGAATTCATGGAGTTCGCCAGGAGGGTTAAGGCACCCTTACTGGCAAACATGACTGAGTTTGGAAAAACACCATACATTACCGCCAAGGAATTTGAGGAAATGGGCTACAGGATAGTCATATTCCCAGTCACAACATTCAGGTACGCCATGGGTGCTGTTAAGAGGGCATTAATTACGCTTAAGAATGAGGGAACTCAATTGAATTTAATCAATGACATGATGAGTAGGGAGGATGTTTACCAACTCATTGGGTATCATGACTATGAGGAATGGGATAAGAGGTTAGCTGAGGAGACTAATAGATTATTAAGTGGGAGGGTTAAGTTAAGGCAGAGTTGA
- a CDS encoding amidohydrolase family protein — protein MISVRYFKDGELTRIKLRINGSASVDLPDNVIAIPAFADMHVHLRDWGESYKEDLTSGSRAALAGGVAAVGDMPNTKPPVRDPDLALKRIKDASTLKINYRLHGGVPTDLSLLKGYVNIGIRSIKVYPEDYGLIEGIIKAAAVNNMIIIIHCEDPSLFRSLKGNDSRIHGENRPIDAEFTCALRVMQLALIHGARVHLTHVTDPRIVDLAKLSNRITIDATMHHLLLDEESCIEQVNDPFYCKVNPPLRNRSIRRELLRRLIDGSISIIASDHAPHASGEKFQNNYDNTSPGFPGLETTSLLLLDLWRRGLLDLSRVIEAYSSNPLKILGVDNDAHLLIDTKSSTVIDPDLFMSKAKHSPFSGWVTMNRLIGLIKGGELLMVDSDYEKVFPGLINENTLVKLSRSTK, from the coding sequence ATGATTTCAGTTAGGTATTTTAAGGATGGTGAATTAACTAGGATTAAACTGAGGATAAATGGTTCAGCGTCTGTTGATTTACCTGATAATGTAATTGCAATACCAGCCTTTGCAGATATGCATGTTCACCTTAGGGATTGGGGTGAAAGCTATAAGGAGGACTTAACCTCAGGTTCAAGGGCAGCCTTAGCAGGCGGCGTAGCCGCAGTTGGGGACATGCCTAATACTAAGCCCCCAGTACGTGATCCTGACTTAGCCCTTAAGAGAATTAAGGATGCTTCAACCCTTAAAATAAACTATAGGCTACACGGTGGTGTCCCAACAGACCTCAGCCTACTGAAAGGTTACGTTAATATTGGTATTAGGAGCATTAAGGTTTATCCTGAGGATTATGGGCTAATTGAGGGGATAATTAAGGCGGCTGCGGTTAACAACATGATTATTATCATTCATTGTGAGGATCCTTCATTGTTCAGAAGCCTTAAGGGTAATGACTCAAGAATTCACGGTGAGAATAGGCCCATTGATGCCGAGTTCACATGTGCATTAAGGGTGATGCAGCTTGCCTTAATCCATGGTGCAAGGGTTCATTTAACTCATGTGACTGACCCAAGGATTGTCGACTTAGCTAAGTTAAGCAATAGGATTACCATTGATGCTACAATGCATCATTTACTGCTTGATGAAGAATCATGCATTGAGCAGGTTAATGACCCATTTTACTGTAAGGTTAATCCACCGTTGAGGAATAGGTCGATTAGGCGTGAATTACTAAGAAGGTTAATAGATGGTTCAATCAGCATTATTGCAAGTGACCACGCCCCTCATGCCAGTGGCGAGAAGTTTCAAAATAATTATGATAATACATCCCCAGGATTTCCCGGTTTGGAAACGACGAGTCTTCTCCTACTTGACCTATGGAGGAGGGGGTTACTGGACTTAAGCAGGGTTATTGAGGCTTACTCATCTAACCCACTTAAGATACTTGGGGTAGATAATGATGCTCATTTGCTCATTGACACTAAGTCAAGTACAGTAATAGACCCAGACCTATTCATGAGTAAGGCTAAGCATAGTCCATTCTCAGGCTGGGTTACAATGAATAGGTTAATTGGATTAATTAAGGGGGGAGAATTGTTGATGGTGGATTCAGACTATGAGAAAGTATTTCCCGGTCTCATTAATGAGAATACCCTAGTTAAACTAAGTAGGTCAACTAAGTAA
- a CDS encoding MBL fold metallo-hydrolase: protein MISVIRRFGGIEVSCCGHSILVDPTRRFIDNYDAVLITHGHSDHYTSHVSKARRVIMSGETLRILREFRGLRLGAGVTVAYPNKPIIFDDFSVIPLNAGHVMGSLMYLIEFKHGSVLLTGDMNVEDSIILKGAEPYPDVDILVIESTYGDPSFHFEPRDNVYNDILDLAERTIMKGLKLVLSGFALGKGQELYKLLINNGFNVAMDKNVHSLNSILLNISTLHNDSDIIVADIPPRIKSVNDSVIALVTGGAPGGWIRKHVHIQLSSHSDFNGLVDFAVNSRAKRIYTIYGHSEKLARHLRLEHGLNSYPIPNNTLI, encoded by the coding sequence ATGATTAGTGTCATTAGAAGGTTTGGTGGAATTGAAGTTTCATGCTGTGGCCATAGCATACTCGTAGATCCTACACGTAGATTCATAGATAATTATGATGCAGTATTGATAACTCATGGGCATAGCGATCATTATACAAGCCATGTATCTAAAGCCAGGAGAGTAATAATGAGTGGTGAGACTTTAAGAATACTTAGGGAATTCAGGGGGTTAAGGCTTGGGGCTGGTGTAACCGTGGCATATCCAAATAAGCCAATAATCTTTGATGACTTCAGTGTAATACCATTAAACGCAGGTCATGTGATGGGTAGTTTAATGTACTTGATTGAATTCAAGCATGGTTCAGTATTATTGACGGGTGACATGAATGTTGAAGATAGTATCATACTTAAGGGGGCTGAGCCCTATCCTGACGTAGATATACTAGTCATTGAGAGCACATATGGGGATCCAAGTTTCCACTTTGAACCACGTGATAACGTATACAACGATATACTTGACTTAGCGGAGAGAACAATAATGAAGGGGCTTAAACTAGTGCTCTCAGGCTTTGCCCTTGGTAAGGGACAGGAACTATATAAGTTGCTCATTAATAATGGATTTAACGTTGCAATGGATAAGAATGTGCATTCACTTAACAGTATACTGCTGAACATAAGCACCCTACACAATGACAGTGACATTATAGTTGCTGATATACCTCCAAGAATCAAATCGGTTAATGACTCAGTAATAGCATTAGTAACAGGTGGTGCCCCTGGAGGATGGATTAGGAAGCATGTTCACATTCAGTTAAGCAGCCATAGCGACTTTAACGGGCTAGTAGACTTCGCAGTGAACTCAAGGGCAAAGAGAATCTACACAATTTATGGCCACAGCGAGAAATTAGCTAGACACTTAAGGCTTGAGCATGGCTTAAACTCATACCCTATACCTAATAATACCCTAATTTAA
- the uppS gene encoding polyprenyl diphosphate synthase — MPNHIGIIPDGNRRWAMAHGMDIYTAYLIGSDKVEEVLEWALDNNVQTVTVYILSYENFVNRSEMEKRILYELLIRKLKKAREDPRIHDNKVKVTLIGRWRNLPPYVVDEAIKTMTTTEMYNSHFLNLAVVYGGYQSIVDLINTAITKVGRYIKDDELVKLLPTSFLPNPFIDLVIRTGGERRLSNFFPLESIYAELYFLDKYWPDFSREDFQEALRYYASVERKFGK; from the coding sequence GTGCCAAATCATATTGGGATAATACCAGATGGCAATAGAAGGTGGGCGATGGCTCATGGCATGGATATATACACAGCATACTTAATTGGTTCAGATAAGGTTGAGGAGGTTTTAGAATGGGCACTTGATAATAATGTGCAAACAGTCACAGTTTATATACTATCCTACGAGAATTTCGTGAATAGGAGTGAGATGGAGAAGAGAATTCTCTACGAATTACTCATTAGGAAGCTTAAGAAGGCTAGGGAAGATCCCAGAATTCACGATAATAAGGTTAAGGTTACTTTAATAGGCAGGTGGAGGAACCTACCACCGTATGTTGTTGATGAGGCTATTAAGACCATGACCACTACGGAAATGTATAATTCCCACTTCCTTAACCTGGCAGTAGTCTATGGGGGTTATCAATCCATCGTGGACTTAATCAATACAGCAATAACTAAGGTTGGTAGGTACATTAAGGATGATGAATTGGTTAAACTACTACCAACCAGTTTCCTACCTAACCCATTCATAGACCTCGTAATCAGGACTGGAGGCGAGAGGAGACTGAGCAATTTCTTTCCATTGGAGTCAATCTACGCTGAGTTGTACTTCCTTGATAAATACTGGCCTGACTTCAGCAGAGAGGATTTCCAAGAGGCCTTAAGGTACTATGCGAGTGTTGAGAGGAAGTTCGGTAAGTGA
- a CDS encoding zf-TFIIB domain-containing protein: MKFCPKCGTAMVPVKKGNATYLKCPKCGYEEKVNKKDRKSFVERSVVEEDKRVKVPIVENKSSSGEEVDEDYRKQLLDNLLEMGEDFD, translated from the coding sequence ATGAAGTTTTGCCCTAAGTGTGGAACCGCCATGGTTCCAGTTAAGAAGGGAAATGCAACATACTTGAAGTGCCCTAAATGTGGGTATGAAGAGAAGGTTAACAAGAAGGATAGGAAGTCTTTCGTCGAGAGGAGCGTTGTTGAGGAGGATAAGCGCGTTAAGGTACCTATAGTTGAGAATAAGAGTAGTTCAGGAGAGGAGGTTGATGAAGACTACCGTAAACAACTCCTAGATAATTTACTGGAAATGGGGGAGGACTTTGATTAA
- a CDS encoding TrmB family transcriptional regulator produces MSDGIKKKILDYLVQNKGKELTVEDVAKAVGEQRLNVVKAQLTRLAKEGRVQKVAEGKYKVS; encoded by the coding sequence ATGTCGGATGGAATAAAGAAGAAGATATTAGACTACTTGGTTCAAAATAAGGGTAAGGAGTTAACAGTTGAGGATGTGGCTAAGGCTGTTGGTGAACAGAGACTTAACGTTGTCAAGGCGCAGTTAACTAGGTTAGCTAAGGAGGGCAGGGTCCAGAAGGTGGCTGAAGGTAAGTATAAGGTTTCGTAA
- a CDS encoding 30S ribosomal protein S25e: MGGKKKPTISQLAKKEGKEKEQTEKKGKGKGKAAEETVKKIVATVPAELYDQIAKDVQKMDYVTTYVISSKYGLKMGAASRVLNDLVKRGELVLVTRSHRMNVYAPMDRAKKLGLA; encoded by the coding sequence ATGGGTGGTAAAAAGAAGCCTACCATCTCGCAATTAGCCAAGAAAGAGGGGAAGGAGAAGGAGCAGACTGAGAAGAAGGGGAAGGGAAAGGGGAAGGCTGCTGAGGAGACTGTTAAGAAGATTGTAGCTACAGTGCCGGCGGAATTGTATGATCAGATAGCCAAGGATGTGCAGAAGATGGATTACGTAACGACTTATGTAATATCCTCAAAGTATGGGCTTAAAATGGGGGCTGCATCAAGGGTACTTAATGATTTAGTGAAGAGAGGTGAATTAGTGCTGGTAACAAGGAGCCATAGGATGAATGTTTACGCTCCTATGGATAGGGCTAAGAAACTAGGTTTAGCTTAG
- a CDS encoding 2-oxoacid:ferredoxin oxidoreductase subunit beta: MATVKVTLSPQDYRSKVWVDWCPGCGNFGILAAETQAFAELGLNPRETVVVSGIGCSGKTPHFMNVEGVHTLHGRSIPYAMGIKLANPNLTVVVNGGDGDLLGIGVGHFVSAGRYNVDLTIILHDNGVYGLTKGQASPTLPRNVKTKALPKPNIKDAVNPIVLALASGYTFVARAYAYDTRHLKEVIKEAIRHKGTALVDVLQPCPTYNDINTKEWYDKRIYKLENEKWDPKVKDPKEVEEKLVKAIEKAREPMDEKIPIGIFYQNELEPTYTDRLASRISNYLELPPAKQIIDYNGESLTLIDKILEKRRVI; encoded by the coding sequence ATGGCAACAGTAAAGGTAACCTTAAGTCCACAGGATTATAGGAGTAAGGTGTGGGTTGATTGGTGTCCTGGTTGTGGTAATTTTGGTATTTTGGCTGCTGAGACCCAGGCCTTTGCTGAACTTGGGTTAAATCCAAGGGAAACAGTTGTGGTTTCTGGTATTGGGTGTTCAGGTAAAACACCCCACTTCATGAATGTTGAAGGGGTGCATACACTGCATGGTAGGTCGATACCGTATGCAATGGGTATTAAATTAGCTAACCCTAATTTAACTGTTGTTGTTAATGGTGGTGATGGTGATTTGCTTGGTATTGGTGTTGGTCATTTTGTTAGTGCTGGTAGGTATAATGTTGATTTAACCATTATTCTTCATGATAATGGTGTTTATGGTTTAACTAAGGGTCAGGCTTCACCTACTTTGCCTAGGAATGTTAAGACTAAGGCCTTGCCTAAGCCTAATATTAAGGATGCGGTTAACCCAATAGTCCTAGCCCTAGCAAGCGGCTACACCTTCGTGGCTAGGGCATACGCATACGACACTAGGCACTTAAAGGAGGTAATAAAGGAGGCAATAAGGCATAAGGGAACAGCACTAGTAGACGTCCTACAACCATGCCCAACATACAACGACATAAACACAAAAGAATGGTACGACAAAAGAATATACAAACTAGAAAACGAAAAATGGGATCCCAAGGTTAAGGATCCTAAGGAGGTTGAGGAGAAACTCGTTAAGGCTATTGAAAAGGCTAGGGAACCTATGGATGAGAAGATACCTATAGGGATATTTTACCAAAATGAACTTGAGCCAACATATACTGATAGATTAGCATCAAGAATAAGCAATTACCTTGAACTACCACCAGCCAAGCAAATTATTGATTATAATGGTGAATCCTTAACATTAATCGACAAGATACTTGAGAAGAGAAGGGTAATATAA